The following coding sequences lie in one Synechococcus sp. CC9902 genomic window:
- a CDS encoding SDR family oxidoreductase, producing the protein MPQAGGMDQLKPTTYQNRCIGITGASGTLGGALTRSFRARGAEVIGLTHSSPPQIKDDEGPHRWISWQCGDESALDGDLAQLDVLVLNHGINPKGGQSLEDVNRALEINALSSWRLLQRYEEISRCKARDTPMEIWINTSEAEIQPAVSPVYEISKRLLGELVSLRGATRPAAERQRLVIRKLVLGPFRSDLNPIGIMNANWVANQVLNQASWGLRLIIVTPNPLTYLLMPITELGRRIYSQLLNRRDR; encoded by the coding sequence ATGCCGCAAGCTGGAGGAATGGACCAGCTCAAACCGACGACGTATCAAAACCGCTGCATCGGCATTACCGGTGCCAGCGGCACCCTCGGCGGTGCCCTGACACGCTCTTTTCGTGCCCGTGGTGCTGAAGTTATTGGCCTGACCCATAGCTCACCACCCCAGATCAAAGACGACGAGGGGCCCCACCGATGGATCTCCTGGCAATGTGGCGACGAGAGCGCCCTTGATGGTGACTTGGCACAGCTCGATGTTCTTGTGCTGAATCACGGCATCAATCCAAAAGGCGGTCAGAGCCTTGAAGACGTGAACCGAGCGTTAGAGATCAATGCACTGAGCAGTTGGCGCCTCTTGCAGCGCTACGAGGAGATCAGTCGCTGCAAGGCCCGAGACACGCCGATGGAGATTTGGATCAACACATCAGAAGCAGAAATCCAACCTGCAGTGAGTCCTGTTTATGAGATCTCCAAACGTTTATTGGGCGAATTGGTGAGCTTGCGGGGAGCCACGCGGCCTGCGGCCGAACGCCAACGATTGGTGATCCGAAAACTGGTCTTAGGTCCATTCCGATCGGATCTCAACCCAATCGGAATCATGAATGCCAATTGGGTGGCCAATCAGGTTCTCAACCAAGCCAGCTGGGGGCTGAGACTGATCATCGTGACGCCGAATCCCTTGACCTATCTCCTAATGCCCATCACCGAGCTGGGGAGGCGGATTTACAGCCAACTCCTCAATCGCCGCGATCGGTAA
- a CDS encoding cation:proton antiporter — protein MTPERLGLLWGITVFSGAAARLVAAFSGLPGVVLLLLSGLLIGRSGLGLVEPLDLGPGLGTIVGLLVSLVLFDGGMNLRLPGDTIKATVQRIAVLRLLISLGGGLLAAHWLAGLSWSVAAVFSAIVLATGPTVVTPLVRQIRLAAPLGDVLEAEGLLLEPIGAVLALLLLELVLGNLHGWRELAIGLLSRLGGGVLFGAGVGWLLSEVLRRLKPEQSSGLPLQLSLGMLFLMYGVSEWLLPESALPASVAAGIVVGRRPGFYTAEFERLIQELAQLSITMLFPLLAADVSWAELSPLGWGGILCVLTLMFVVRPIGVGVATIGLPLDLQQRLFLGWLAPRGIVTASVASLFSIRLEQAGILGAGRLQGLVFLTILMTVGLQGLTAQPLARMLGLIQQDSEPGEEESAEAALKAG, from the coding sequence ATGACGCCTGAGCGGCTAGGTCTGCTGTGGGGAATCACCGTGTTCTCCGGGGCCGCGGCGCGTTTGGTGGCGGCCTTTTCCGGATTGCCTGGGGTGGTTTTGCTGTTGCTTTCAGGCCTCTTGATTGGGCGGTCTGGACTGGGGCTTGTCGAACCCCTCGATCTCGGCCCAGGCCTTGGGACGATCGTGGGATTACTGGTCAGCCTTGTGCTGTTCGACGGGGGAATGAACCTCCGTCTTCCGGGCGACACGATTAAGGCAACCGTTCAGCGCATTGCTGTTTTGCGGTTGCTGATCTCGCTTGGTGGCGGCTTGCTGGCGGCCCATTGGCTAGCGGGTCTGAGTTGGTCGGTGGCGGCTGTGTTCAGTGCGATTGTTTTGGCCACAGGCCCAACCGTGGTCACCCCGTTGGTGCGCCAAATCCGCTTGGCCGCTCCCCTGGGGGATGTGCTGGAGGCCGAAGGTCTGCTGTTAGAGCCGATTGGGGCGGTTCTTGCGTTGCTTTTGCTGGAGTTAGTGCTCGGCAACCTTCATGGCTGGAGGGAGCTGGCGATTGGTTTGCTGTCGCGGCTTGGTGGTGGAGTTTTATTTGGAGCGGGAGTGGGTTGGCTGCTCTCGGAGGTGTTGCGTCGCCTCAAACCTGAGCAATCCTCAGGTTTGCCCTTGCAATTGAGCTTGGGGATGCTGTTTCTGATGTACGGCGTCAGTGAATGGCTGTTGCCGGAATCAGCATTGCCCGCGTCCGTTGCGGCAGGAATCGTTGTGGGTCGTCGACCTGGCTTTTACACAGCTGAATTTGAACGTTTGATTCAAGAGCTGGCGCAGTTGTCGATCACGATGCTCTTTCCCTTACTGGCGGCGGATGTGTCTTGGGCTGAGCTCAGTCCTTTGGGCTGGGGCGGAATTCTTTGTGTTCTCACGTTGATGTTTGTGGTGAGGCCTATCGGCGTTGGTGTTGCCACGATTGGGTTGCCATTGGACCTCCAGCAACGCTTGTTCCTTGGTTGGCTCGCACCCCGCGGCATCGTTACGGCTTCAGTGGCCTCGTTGTTCTCTATTCGTTTGGAACAAGCCGGCATTCTTGGAGCCGGCCGCCTGCAGGGCTTGGTGTTCCTGACGATTTTGATGACTGTGGGCTTGCAGGGGCTGACCGCCCAGCCTTTGGCGCGGATGCTGGGGTTGATCCAACAGGATTCAGAGCCCGGCGAGGAGGAATCAGCTGAGGCAGCGCTGAAGGCGGGGTAA
- the map gene encoding type I methionyl aminopeptidase, with the protein MNLFADLLATTQAAQGQTTATGPRIQKRRGVEIKSAREVKIMRQASKIVATVLREVMAMVEPGQTTGDLDAFAERRIREMGATPSFKGYHGFPASICASINNEVVHGIPSSKRVIHRGDLLKVDTGAYFEGYHGDSCITVCVGDVSKEAQTLSRVARESLMAGIGQVKAGNTLLDIAGAVEDHVKANGFSVVEDYTGHGVGRNLHEEPSVFNFRTDELPNVTLRPGMTLAIEPILNAGSKGCRTLRDRWTVVTRDGALSAQWEHTVLVTSDGCEILTDRGD; encoded by the coding sequence ATGAATCTTTTCGCCGATCTGCTGGCCACGACTCAGGCAGCTCAGGGACAAACCACTGCGACCGGACCACGAATTCAGAAACGTCGCGGGGTTGAAATCAAGTCTGCCCGCGAAGTCAAGATCATGCGCCAGGCCAGCAAAATCGTGGCCACTGTGCTCCGAGAGGTGATGGCCATGGTGGAGCCAGGGCAAACCACCGGAGACCTTGATGCATTTGCTGAACGCCGCATCCGCGAAATGGGAGCGACCCCCAGCTTCAAGGGTTATCACGGCTTTCCAGCAAGCATCTGCGCCAGTATTAACAACGAGGTTGTCCATGGCATCCCCAGTTCGAAGCGTGTGATTCACCGAGGCGATCTCCTCAAAGTGGATACCGGTGCCTATTTCGAGGGGTATCACGGGGATAGTTGCATCACCGTTTGTGTCGGCGATGTATCGAAGGAAGCCCAAACCTTGAGTCGTGTTGCTCGCGAGTCGCTGATGGCTGGCATCGGACAGGTGAAAGCAGGCAATACTCTCCTCGACATCGCAGGAGCCGTCGAAGACCACGTCAAAGCCAATGGTTTCAGTGTCGTTGAGGATTACACCGGTCATGGCGTCGGTCGCAATCTCCATGAAGAACCGTCAGTGTTCAATTTTCGTACTGACGAGTTGCCCAATGTGACGCTTCGCCCCGGGATGACCTTGGCGATTGAACCGATCCTGAATGCGGGGAGCAAAGGCTGCCGGACGTTGCGGGACCGTTGGACCGTGGTCACGCGGGACGGTGCACTCTCCGCGCAGTGGGAACACACTGTTTTGGTTACCAGTGATGGTTGCGAAATCCTTACCGATCGCGGCGATTGA
- a CDS encoding MAPEG family protein, whose protein sequence is MSLLQLFTATNATPYAWSLVLAGGSVIASIIPLGAARSASNFEMKDMAAPRAMFDRFPAWGKRASWAHQNSFEAFTLHAPAALLALIAVEHSGPLPAAAVVAAFAHPAFRFAYIAAYVGNVPPARGLCWASGLLCSGILYSEGLKAFLGS, encoded by the coding sequence ATGTCGCTGCTGCAACTTTTCACAGCTACGAACGCAACGCCCTATGCCTGGTCTTTGGTGTTGGCAGGTGGGAGCGTGATCGCCAGCATCATTCCTCTGGGCGCAGCTCGTTCAGCATCCAATTTCGAAATGAAAGACATGGCCGCACCACGCGCCATGTTCGATCGCTTCCCAGCTTGGGGGAAGCGGGCCAGTTGGGCTCATCAGAACAGCTTCGAAGCCTTCACCCTCCACGCTCCCGCCGCCTTACTGGCTTTGATTGCCGTTGAGCACTCGGGTCCACTGCCAGCGGCGGCTGTCGTAGCAGCGTTTGCCCATCCAGCATTTCGATTTGCCTACATCGCAGCCTATGTGGGCAATGTGCCCCCCGCTCGCGGGCTTTGTTGGGCCAGCGGCCTCCTATGCAGTGGAATCCTCTACAGCGAAGGGCTTAAGGCTTTTTTGGGCAGCTAA
- a CDS encoding YajQ family cyclic di-GMP-binding protein — MASTSSFDVVSDFDRQELVNTLDQVRRDVSTRYDLKDSKTEIVLEETEMVITTASDMTLQAVEDVLRAKATKRNLSLKIFDFQTPESVGGNRIQQVVKLRKGLSQEIAKKLSKIVRDELKKVTVAIQGESVRITGKSKDDLQAAIQLVKSKEDELDVPLQFENYR; from the coding sequence ATGGCCAGTACTTCCTCTTTCGATGTCGTTTCTGATTTCGACCGACAGGAGCTGGTGAACACCCTTGATCAGGTGCGTCGGGACGTTTCTACCCGCTACGACTTGAAGGATTCCAAAACCGAGATTGTGCTGGAGGAAACCGAGATGGTGATTACGACAGCCAGTGACATGACGCTCCAGGCCGTTGAAGATGTGTTGCGCGCGAAAGCGACGAAACGGAATCTTTCGTTGAAAATTTTTGATTTTCAGACACCGGAGTCGGTTGGAGGAAACCGCATTCAGCAGGTGGTGAAGCTGCGGAAGGGACTGAGCCAAGAAATCGCTAAGAAATTAAGTAAAATCGTGAGAGATGAACTCAAAAAAGTAACTGTTGCGATTCAGGGTGAGAGTGTTCGAATCACAGGGAAAAGTAAGGATGATCTTCAGGCAGCAATTCAATTAGTGAAGAGCAAAGAAGATGAATTGGATGTGCCGTTGCAGTTTGAAAATTATCGCTAA
- a CDS encoding DUF1643 domain-containing protein gives MRASSTSADVISASNASFSDNRQYRWWLHRQWTFGLGLLLFIGLNPSRADGERDDPTLRRLQAFAKSWGYQELLVVNLFARISPHPSALQRASDPVGVENDKVLQVCFERWARDPQMDLWCGWGMSGGRGPRARDVLHTLQPLRRQRQVHCPNAKGPLSLALTQTGEPRHPLYAPRQSTLSPFHWAETRAIRHPESITTD, from the coding sequence GTGCGCGCATCCTCGACCTCTGCAGACGTCATCTCGGCGTCTAACGCCAGCTTCAGTGACAACCGTCAGTACCGCTGGTGGTTGCATCGTCAGTGGACGTTTGGCTTGGGACTTCTGTTGTTTATTGGATTGAATCCTTCCCGAGCTGACGGAGAGCGGGACGACCCCACCCTGAGGAGACTTCAGGCATTCGCGAAGTCGTGGGGATATCAAGAGTTACTGGTGGTCAATTTGTTTGCGCGAATTTCTCCCCATCCATCTGCCCTGCAGCGCGCCAGTGATCCGGTAGGAGTCGAAAATGACAAGGTTCTTCAGGTCTGTTTTGAGCGTTGGGCCCGTGATCCCCAGATGGATTTGTGGTGTGGCTGGGGCATGAGCGGTGGCCGCGGCCCCCGTGCCCGCGATGTTCTTCATACGCTTCAACCGTTGAGACGGCAACGCCAAGTGCACTGCCCAAACGCCAAAGGCCCCCTCAGCTTGGCGTTGACGCAAACGGGTGAACCTCGGCATCCGCTCTATGCCCCAAGGCAATCGACCCTGAGCCCCTTTCATTGGGCAGAGACCAGAGCAATCCGCCATCCTGAATCAATTACTACGGATTGA
- a CDS encoding hyperconserved protein Hcp codes for MELDLQPGDVVKVLESAALGWVRARVIRVKSGGRVVVQSDQGREFTARGNQVRLIEPAGFRP; via the coding sequence ATGGAGTTGGATCTTCAACCTGGTGATGTTGTGAAGGTGTTGGAGTCAGCCGCTCTTGGTTGGGTCCGCGCCCGCGTCATCCGCGTCAAATCTGGTGGCCGTGTGGTCGTGCAAAGCGACCAAGGTCGTGAATTCACCGCCCGCGGCAACCAGGTTCGTCTAATTGAGCCCGCTGGATTCCGTCCCTGA
- the rplS gene encoding 50S ribosomal protein L19, producing MAADQKDTTVTEESTQQETVATKAKPAAASKKLCAEELIREFESAQQKTDLPEIYVGDTVRVGVRISEGNRERVQPYEGVVISKRHGGMNQTITVRRIFQGIGVERVFMVHSPQVANIKVERRGKVRRAKLFYLRERVGKATRVKQRFDR from the coding sequence ATGGCGGCCGACCAGAAGGACACCACGGTGACCGAAGAGAGCACTCAACAAGAAACCGTGGCGACCAAGGCAAAGCCTGCGGCAGCTTCGAAGAAGCTTTGTGCTGAAGAGCTCATACGCGAGTTTGAGAGCGCTCAGCAGAAAACTGATCTCCCAGAGATTTATGTCGGAGACACAGTTCGTGTCGGCGTCAGGATCAGTGAAGGGAACCGGGAGCGCGTCCAGCCCTACGAAGGGGTCGTGATTTCCAAACGCCACGGTGGAATGAATCAAACGATCACCGTTCGTCGCATTTTCCAAGGCATCGGCGTTGAACGGGTGTTTATGGTCCACAGCCCGCAAGTTGCCAACATCAAGGTTGAACGGCGCGGTAAAGTACGAAGGGCGAAGCTTTTTTATCTGCGGGAACGGGTGGGCAAGGCCACCCGCGTGAAGCAGCGCTTCGATCGCTGA
- a CDS encoding phosphotransacetylase family protein, whose protein sequence is MGTTLLIGSCEPFSGKSALVLGIAQQLNQSGHSIQFGKPLATSLDWDPNQGPLPQPLIDDDVRFVGETLGFEADRLMSSLHLLSPTTATSRLGLGQLDAGEGFDQLRQQVNDHDGLTLLEGAGSLNEGLLYGLSLPQLAEGLEAKVVLVHLWQDSRSVEPLLAAKQSLGDHLVGVVLNAVTPEEVDSLERQVVPTLENLGLTVFGVMPRSPLLRSVTVGELVRRLEARVICCQDRQELLVETLSIGAMNVNSAMEFFRRRRNMAVVTGADRTDIQLAALEASTQCLILTGAGEPLPQLISRAEELDVPLLKVEHDTLATVEVIEQAFGHVRLHEAVKATYAFRLVEEHCHLDRLFAALNLKVQNV, encoded by the coding sequence ATGGGAACGACTTTGCTGATCGGATCATGCGAACCGTTCAGCGGAAAGTCCGCTCTTGTTTTGGGTATTGCTCAGCAGCTCAATCAGTCCGGTCATTCGATTCAATTCGGTAAGCCCCTTGCCACCAGCTTGGACTGGGATCCCAATCAAGGGCCGTTGCCGCAACCGCTCATTGATGACGATGTGCGGTTTGTTGGCGAGACCCTCGGATTTGAGGCTGATCGTTTGATGTCGTCTCTGCATCTGTTGTCCCCGACAACGGCGACGAGTCGTCTGGGACTTGGGCAGTTGGACGCCGGAGAGGGGTTTGACCAACTTCGGCAGCAGGTGAATGATCACGATGGACTGACCCTCCTAGAGGGTGCCGGAAGCTTGAACGAAGGCCTTCTGTATGGCTTGAGTCTTCCGCAACTTGCCGAGGGGCTGGAAGCCAAGGTTGTGCTGGTGCATTTGTGGCAAGACAGCCGCAGCGTGGAGCCCCTCCTCGCTGCGAAACAGTCCCTTGGAGATCACCTTGTCGGTGTTGTTCTGAATGCTGTGACGCCTGAAGAGGTCGATAGCTTGGAACGCCAAGTTGTTCCCACGCTTGAGAATCTTGGCCTCACGGTGTTTGGCGTGATGCCGAGGTCACCGCTGTTGCGCAGCGTCACGGTGGGAGAGCTGGTGCGGCGTTTGGAGGCACGGGTGATTTGTTGCCAGGACCGCCAAGAGCTTTTGGTTGAAACCCTGAGCATTGGCGCGATGAACGTGAACTCTGCAATGGAGTTCTTCCGTCGACGTCGAAATATGGCGGTGGTCACCGGTGCCGATCGGACGGATATTCAGTTGGCGGCTTTGGAGGCGTCAACACAATGTTTGATCTTGACGGGCGCGGGAGAGCCCTTGCCCCAGTTGATTAGTCGTGCGGAAGAACTGGATGTTCCACTTTTAAAGGTTGAGCACGACACCTTGGCCACGGTTGAAGTGATTGAGCAGGCCTTTGGCCATGTGCGCTTGCACGAAGCAGTGAAGGCCACCTACGCCTTTCGACTTGTGGAAGAGCACTGCCATCTCGACCGACTGTTCGCTGCTCTGAACTTGAAAGTCCAGAACGTCTAA
- the gltX gene encoding glutamate--tRNA ligase produces the protein MVRVRLAPSPTGTLHIGTARTAVFNWLYAKSQNGDFLLRIEDTDKERSKPEFTQNILEGLQWLGIDWAEDPVIQSERVAQHRDAIRALLEKGLAYRCYANESELATMRDAQKASNQPPRYDNRHRNLTKEQETAYQAEGRDAVIRFRIDDDADIHWNDLVRGTMRWRGGDLGGDMVVARRAPADQIGDPLYNLVVVVDDAAMEITHVIRGEDHIANTAKQLLLYEALGLPSPTFAHAPLILNADGKKLSKRDGVTSINEFRSMGYTAEAIANYMTLLGWSVPEGMEERFTLREAADQFSFDRVNKAGARFDWDKLNWLNAQVLHSWSSAQLLDVLRPLWLKNGWTIPNDNGWALELCELLGPSLTLLNDGLDQAAPFFECPDLEDDGLKQLQSEGAKAAISHLIDALQAERWMGTDFDQAQTLLGDAAKAAGVKKGVMMKSLRAALLGRLQGPDLLTTWSLLAKNSDDLPRLQRCLS, from the coding sequence ATGGTGCGCGTTCGTCTGGCCCCCAGCCCAACGGGCACGTTGCACATCGGCACAGCACGAACTGCTGTTTTCAATTGGCTTTATGCCAAAAGCCAAAACGGAGACTTTTTGCTCCGCATCGAAGACACCGATAAGGAACGATCCAAACCGGAATTCACCCAAAACATTCTTGAAGGCCTCCAATGGCTAGGAATCGACTGGGCTGAAGACCCAGTAATTCAAAGCGAACGGGTCGCGCAACATCGCGATGCCATTCGGGCACTGCTCGAGAAAGGTCTGGCCTATCGCTGTTACGCCAACGAATCTGAGCTGGCGACCATGCGTGATGCACAAAAGGCATCCAACCAGCCTCCTCGTTACGACAACCGTCACCGAAATCTCACCAAAGAGCAGGAGACCGCATACCAAGCCGAAGGTCGGGATGCTGTGATCCGGTTTCGCATCGATGACGATGCAGATATTCACTGGAATGACCTGGTGCGCGGAACGATGCGTTGGCGGGGTGGTGATCTTGGTGGCGACATGGTGGTCGCCAGACGCGCTCCTGCCGATCAGATCGGTGACCCCCTTTACAACCTTGTGGTTGTGGTGGACGACGCCGCTATGGAGATCACCCATGTGATTCGTGGTGAAGACCACATTGCCAACACTGCGAAGCAGCTTCTGCTGTATGAGGCCCTTGGCCTGCCGTCGCCAACCTTTGCCCATGCACCACTGATCCTCAATGCAGATGGCAAGAAGCTGTCAAAACGTGATGGCGTCACGTCCATCAACGAGTTCCGCTCAATGGGATATACAGCCGAGGCGATTGCGAACTACATGACCTTGCTGGGCTGGTCGGTACCTGAGGGAATGGAGGAGCGCTTCACGCTGAGGGAGGCGGCCGATCAATTCAGCTTTGATCGAGTGAACAAAGCCGGTGCACGATTTGACTGGGACAAGCTGAATTGGTTGAACGCCCAAGTGCTCCATAGCTGGAGCTCGGCTCAACTCCTAGACGTGCTTCGTCCTCTTTGGCTCAAGAACGGCTGGACTATCCCCAATGACAACGGCTGGGCACTGGAGCTTTGTGAATTGCTTGGCCCATCTCTGACGCTGCTGAACGACGGCCTCGACCAAGCTGCGCCATTTTTTGAATGTCCAGATCTGGAGGACGACGGGCTCAAGCAGCTTCAGAGTGAAGGAGCGAAGGCCGCCATTAGTCATCTGATCGATGCGCTCCAAGCGGAGCGATGGATGGGAACTGATTTCGACCAGGCCCAAACACTGCTCGGCGATGCGGCGAAAGCTGCTGGGGTAAAAAAAGGCGTGATGATGAAATCGCTGCGCGCAGCACTTCTCGGTCGTTTGCAGGGCCCTGACCTTCTCACCACTTGGTCGCTACTGGCAAAAAACAGCGACGACTTACCCCGCCTTCAGCGCTGCCTCAGCTGA
- the ebsA gene encoding type IV pilus biogenesis protein EbsA gives MSDDALQVLFAPYCGGLARSDALRDALKLLQGRRLDGCRPVAGADGHEFVLSWSDERAPLDVIQCQIFFPTQQDASRQFSLPTHQLVSWLMDCSAFVGTKPDLPDAFWSWVLVEQNDEVADA, from the coding sequence TTGTCTGACGACGCCTTACAGGTGCTTTTTGCGCCCTATTGCGGAGGATTGGCCCGCTCAGACGCGTTACGGGATGCGTTGAAGCTCCTGCAAGGTCGACGCCTCGATGGGTGCAGGCCTGTGGCAGGGGCTGATGGCCATGAATTTGTTCTTAGCTGGAGCGATGAACGGGCACCGTTGGATGTGATCCAGTGCCAGATCTTTTTTCCGACGCAACAGGATGCTTCTCGACAGTTCAGTCTTCCGACGCATCAATTGGTGTCTTGGCTTATGGATTGTTCAGCATTCGTTGGCACAAAACCTGATCTTCCAGATGCTTTTTGGTCTTGGGTGCTTGTGGAGCAGAACGATGAGGTTGCAGACGCCTAG